A DNA window from Anas acuta chromosome 4, bAnaAcu1.1, whole genome shotgun sequence contains the following coding sequences:
- the LOC137855334 gene encoding uncharacterized protein: MCTESDFVCIDINKVCNQQRDCKDWGDEPLKECNINECDCPAGFDFVEKRNCGIDECQNPGICSQICINLKGGYKCERSCGYQMNPATGTGKGPYRYKNTNNTCDYNDAAKQGLGVYSMETRGNNYSVWNNCTALALPPDVLLICGDGAWHGIPANAIRCPCYLDKLMVFAPSLLQLREITRHKWALLAPDSNDNVELCGVAARAALAILVLGVASAAARNNLEKLVCWAKKQAYAMTEILEEMLPDQNSLRHALLQDQAAIDFLLLAQGHGCEGLYLVLLTTETAVRTAERGWTHASRVKGPINTKTWRVESAPGELKLKLKRTNIPEIGHALHETPEEGDKQARNEESFPGAESLSKAEQ; this comes from the exons atgtgtactgaatctgactttgtgtgcatagatatcaataaagtgtgtaaccagcagagagactgcaaggactggggtgatgagcccctgaaggaatgcaacataaatgaatgtgactgtccagctgggtttgactttgtagaaaagagaaactgtggaattgatgaatgtcaaaaccctggtatctgtagtcaaatctgtatcaacctgaaaggtggctacaaatgtgaacgtagctgtggctatcagatgaatcctgctacaggaactgggaaagggccataccggtacaaaaacacaaataacacctgtgattacaatgacgctgctaagcagggtttaggagtttatagcatggagacaaggggtaacaactacagtgtttggaacaattgtacagctttggccttgcctcctgatgtgcttctgatttgtggggatggggcctggcatggtatccctgcaaatgctatcagatgtccatgttacttagataaactcatggtgtttgctcctagcttgttacagttgcgtgagatcaccagacataaatgggcattgcttgcaccggatagcaatgataatgttgaattgtgtggggttgcagctagagcagcattggcaattttagtgcttggagtggcatctgcggccgcacgtaacaacttagaaaaattggtatgctgggccaagaagcaagcctatgccatgacagagatacttgaggagatgttaccagatcaaaatagtctgcgacatgcgCTCTtgcaggatcaagctgctattgactttttgcttttggctcaagggcatgggtgtgagggactgtaccttgttttactgactactgaaacagctgtgagaacagcagaaaggggttggacccatgcatccagagtaaaaggaccaataaataccaaaacttggagggttgagtccgctcctggggaactgaaattaaaactaaaaagaactaaTATTCCGGAAATAGGGCATGCTTTACATGAAACACCAGAAGAAGGGGACAAGCAAGCCCGCAATGAAGAAAg ttttccaggagctgaatCACTCTCGAAAGCCGAACAGTGA